AGTAAAAATCATTTATTCAGAAAAGCTCAACCTTATCTTTTCTGTGAACCAAATCATTGGCTCATAAAAAACGAATTCAAAAACTTTTTTATACCTAAAAAGTGAGGGTTAACACTTTTTAGATACCAAAGATCTTGTGATCTTTGAATCGTTTTTTTACAGATTAAGTTCATATCTTACGATTAAACTTAAGTATTTCTTGTAAAAAAACAAAAATCTAAACAAGAATGAACTTGTTTAGTACCTCAATGATTATATTACCTAAAAGATAACCTGTCAACAATTTGCCTTCGATTTTGTTACTTTGACGTATTTGTAGAAAATATTCAAATAATTATTTTGTGTATTTTGCTTTAATTTTTATTTTTACCAAGTTATTTTTGTATGTTTTGCCAGTCATTGTGAAATTTTATGTTTTGTACTTAAAAACATTTTGTTTATAATTATAACCTAATTTTTATATTTTAAACATTCCATTGATTTTTATGTATGAATTTCATTTGATTTCTTTTCAAAACAAATATTTGCCCTTTTAATTCATTAAATGGTATAATTTTTGTGAGGTGAGTTTTAATGGCTTTATTACAAGGTGTATATGTGGCATATAAAAAAAATGGCGAAAAATATTATCGTTCTTCTATTACTTATAATAATAAACATATTAGTTTAGGTAGTTTTGAAAGTGAGTTAAAAGCACATAATGCTTATCGAGTTGCTAGAAACATTCTTTTTAGCAATACCTCTCAACTAGAAGATTTTTCTACAAAGCATTATATTTCATTTCACAAATGGGTTGTCTTACATAATTATAAAAACAACGGGGTTTATATAAAAAATCCAATCTATTTACATAAATATTATTTTTCCTATTTTCTTGATCAAAACACTGAGCTAAAGTTTGATGTTGATGATTTATTTTATTACTCTAATCATAAGATTTTTAGACGAAATGGCTATTTATTTGTTAACGATTATGGTATGCAAGTGAATATTTTGTCTCGATATGGCATTAAAAATTATGCCATTGAAGGAAAGGATTATATTTTTAAAGATGGAGACACCACCAATTTTCGGTATCATAATATAGAAGTCATTAATCCTTATTATGGTGTTAGTATCCATAATAAAAACGACCGTTGTTATTATGTGGCAAAAATACACATTAACGGAGATTATATTATAGGAAAGTACAACACTTTGGAAATTGCTGCTATTGCTTATAATAAAGCTGTGGATTATGTAAAAAAACATAAGAACATACATAAAAACTTCACTAAAAATTTTATAGAAAATATGGATACAGTGACTTATAAAAAAATCTATGATGACATTCCTATTTCTCACAAATTAATTAATTTGTAAAAAAGCAAGAACCTATTTTTTATAGATTCTTGCTAGCAAGTTTGTGAATATTGCTTTTTCTTAATTAACGATATTTCTTTTTTCATTTTTTAAAAACGCTTCAATGTTCATTTTCACTTCCCCTAGCATTCTGTTTCTAGCTTCTATCGTCGCCCAAGCAATATGTGGGGTAATCAGTAATCTGGTACTGTCTTGTATTTCTAATAATGGATTATCGCCTTTTATGGGTTCATTTTCTAGAACATCAAGTGCTGCTGCTTCTATTAATCCTTCATTTAATGCCTTTGCCAAATCTCCTTCATTAATAATTCTTCCTCTTCCTAGATTGAGAATTATAGCTGTTTGCTTCATTTTAGAGAGTTCTTTATACGTGATTAAATTATCTGTAGCTGGTGTTAATGGTGCATGGATCGATATAACGTCTGATTGCTCTAATAGTTCATCTAATGAACATTGTTGATACGTGCTATCGTTATTTTTTCCAGATGTTGAATAATAAATCACTTTACAACCAAATGCTTCTGCTATTGCTGCTACTCTTTTACCAATGGTTCCTAGCCCTATGATACCAAATGTTTTACCATGAATTTCGTTAAATTTTCTATCAAAATGAGTGAACATTTTATCATCAACATATTGTCTGCTTTTTACATAGTCATCGTAATAAGATAGTTTTTCGTATAGATAAAATAATAATGAGAATGTATGTTGTGCAACACTTTCCGTTGAATAGCCTACAATATTTGTTACATCAATGTCTCGACTTCTGGCATATTCTAAATCAACAACATTGGTTCCTGTTGCTGTAATGCAGATTAGTTTTACATTTTTTGCTTGTTCTAAGATTTTTTTATCTAATATAACTTTGTTGGTTATAATGATATCTGCATCTTTAATTCGTTCTACAACTTCATCTGGTGTTGTGAATCCGTGAACGGTTACTGCACCACATTCATTAAGCACATTAAGGTCTATATCTTCACCTAAGGTATTTGCATCTAACATGGCAATCTTCATATCGTTTCCTCCTAAAGTTTGGTTTAAACTTATTATAGGATAAGTTTTACTGAGTTTCAATAATTTTATAACAAATGATACCCTTTTTAAACCAACGGTTTATAACATATCTGGTTCAATATGAATGTTAACGACTAACTCTGCTCCTAATACTTCTTTTAATTCTTGTTCTAAATCATCTGCTATTTTATGGGCTTTGAATAAATCCATTTCTTTGTCCAAAAGAATATGAAAGTCTATAACGATTAAATTTCCCACTTTTCTTGTTCTGATTTTATGAAAATCTTTGATTGTACGATTACTTTTTATCACACTTATGATTAAACCAATCTCATTGTCTTCGATTTTTCCATCTACTAATTCTTTTGCACTTGGAAAAAGCAGTTTAAAGGCAATTCTAAAAACCAATACACTTACAACTATGGCTATAATTGGATCGATTATTGCAAAATTTGGTCCTAAAATAATACACAAAGTAATACCAGCAAATGCAGCAACAGAAGATAAAGCATCGCTTCTATGATGCCACGCATTTGCAATGAGTGCTTTGCTATTTATTCTTTTGCCTACTGTAATAGTTCCTCTGTACATTATTTCTTTTATGACAATAGAAATACCTGCACCATATAATGCAATCACATTGGGTTGAATCACTTCTTCTCCTAAAGTATAGTCATATATTTTAGTAATTCCTGTCCTAAAGATAATAAAACTAACATAAAATAAAGATAGTGTGATGAAAAAGGTTGCTAGTGTTTCAAACTTGCCGTAACCATAATGATAAGCTTTATCAGGTGGTTTGTTAGATAGCTTAAAACTAATAAAGACGATAAAGTCTGTAAAAAAATCTGTTATGGAATGTAGTCCATCGGCTAACAGTGCACTACTCTTTCCCATTATTCCTGTTAGTAATTTTAATACAATCAGTAGAAAATTTCCTAAAATTGTACAATAGGTTATTCGACTGCCTTGGTCACTTCGATTCATGATCTTAATCCCTTTCTTCAAGACTTAGAGGCTGCTCATTATGTACTCTATAAAATTATATGCACTGTAAAATTATTTGTGCTATTTTTTATATCACTTCATATAATATACAAATCCCTATTAAGGTGGTTTCTTGAATACTATTTTATCTAATATTTTATATAATTTTTTAATTGCTTTTGGAATGATTCTAGGCGCTAGCGTTTTCTCAGGTTTCGGGGCAATCTTAAACAATCAACCGCCTTTAAAAACCATGTTAGATGTTGCTCAAGGCATTAAAATATGGGCAGTGGCAGCAGCAATTGGTGGGACTTTTACTTCCTTTGAAATCTTTGAAAGTAGTATTTTAAAAGGCGAATTACGCTCAATAGTCAAACAAGTTTTAATTATTGTCTCTGCTTTAGTTGGTGCAAACTTCGGTTTTAAAGTTGTACAATTACTTGAAAGGTGCGGTCATTTTTGGCTCAACTAATTAAACAAAAACACAAGTATTTTATCTTTTTTTTAACAGGTTTAATATTAGGATTATTAATAGGGGTATCCGGGTTAACGGCTATCATCAGCTATCGTATTGATTTGTATTATCAGCGAATCATTACCTTAGAAACAGAAATAGATGATAAAACCACGCGATTAGCTAAGCTTGAAGAACGATTAGATGAAGCGGAAGAAGAACCTAAGTATATATTAAAAGATATACATATTCATTTGAATTCAGAAGAAGATGATATAGATACTATGACTTTAACAAAGCATATTAAAGAAAAATATACCAATTTTATTGGCAGAGATATTCTATCAATAGACTTAGAAATCATTAGTGAGATTATTGACCAGCGGATTTTTAGATTGGATAATAAATCTTATCAATTAGAAACAGATAAAGTTTTTATGTCTGATATTCTGACCATTTGGGTTAATGTTTCATTGTTAAATGATAACGAATAATAAAGGAGGATTATTGTATGTCTAGTTTAACCACCTGTTCTTGGTGCAATAATAATGCCGGAGAAATGGTTGGTCAAAAACCTTGTCATTTTTGTAAAGAAAATATGAGTCAAGGAATTGCTGTAATCATTACTTCCAAAGATGACCCCGCTTTCAAAAACTTTTTTGATGTAAAAGATGTGTTTTCTCATATGGGAAAATACCTAGAAGAATGGTTTGTGGTAAATAAAAAAGATTTTAAGAAGTATGTTAAAAAGAACTTAAAAGATAATTTTAGTAAAGACGAAATGAAAGACATCTTAAAAAAAGGTTTTTTTTGGTTACAAGAATCAGAAGATAACACCATAGCTAACATCTTTCCTAATGACATTAGAGTGTTTAATTATTCAAAAAAAAATTCCACTGCATAATAAAAAAAGTGATATGTCTTTAACGTACATATCACTTTTTCTTATTCTTCTGTCTGAAAAGGCAAATCGTCCATGGTATCAAAAATTTCATTATCTAACCTAACGATATTAAATGTGGAATCCCCACTCACATACACTTCTTTTGCATAAACAGCACCTGTAAATTCTGTTCCCCCAACAATACGTACTTCTCCATCTAAAGAAAATATGACACCAGCTGTTGCAATAGCCTCAGCGCCACCACTTACCGTAACGTCTTTTGCAATAATAATACCTTCAAAAGATGAACCGGCAGATACTGTCACTCTTCCATTAGGTGCAAATAACATGCCTTTTACGTCTGCTGCGCCACCAATGGTTATATCTCCTTGACTCACAATGGTCACATCTCTATAACTACCGTGAGACGGTAACGTAAGGGTTGGTCCAAAATATTTATAATTGTTATTGTCTCCAAATGGATCTAAATAATCACTACTGTATCCATTATCATCATACCAATCCTCGTGCCTTAATGTTGGCATATAAGGCGGATCAATGGTTGGCACATCAATTGGAAATAAATTGGCTACACTTAAGTCTTTAATAACAGGGGCATTAATGTAATCTGGTTTGGTAAGATTGCCTGTGTATCTAACATTGCTAAGGTTCTCTGTCCCCCAATTAAGTTTAAGATTGCCGTTGACAAATGCCTCATTTCCAATTTCATCATCGTATTGTTCCAAATCACCATCTATATAGACATTGCCATTTAATTGGGTATAATTTTCTACATTGCCTTCTATATAAATATTGCCATTATTGGTTTTACTGCCAACTATGGCACTTTTCCTAGCAGTTAACCCCTTTAGTATATAAATATCACTCACATCGATTAAAGTGCCTTCACCCACACTTAAAGGATTTTTTACAATGACTGTGCCATCTTCTTGTTCAATGATTTTACCACTACCTTCAATGTATAGATTATCCGTTACAATATGAGCATCCATACTTTTAATAAAGTCCACAATAGGGTCTGTTCCTAATTGTACCCTTGTTTCCCATCTACTGATTCGATCTAATGTATAGAGATCTTTTTCATTGCTTTTAACCAATTTTACTTGAACCAAATTGTCATTATTAGATAGCTCAAAGGCTACATCTTCTATCTCTATAAATTCTAATTCTGCTCCTTCGTTAACCTGTCTTACCAACCTGTTATTAGAATTGATATAGTATTTAACGGCTTCACCTTCTTGATTCATCACTTCTAATATTTGACCATATTCCCCTTCAGATACTGTTGGCTCTGTTTTTGAATATCTAATATCGTTGGATAAATAGGTAGAAGCATTTCTCACATCATTGCGTTCAAATGATTCTTCTAATTGGGTAGAAAAAACCCTATGAGATAATGTCAGCATAGGATATGCCAACACAGCAATTAAACCCATAATAGCAATTACCAGAATAATCTCTATCAGTGTTACACCTTGTGGATTGTTTACATATTTTTTGTACAAAGTAATCCCCCCTCGGTTACTTTAGAACAACTATCTCTGTATGATAACTTTGCCATCATCTTCTATTACTGCTTTAATAAGAGATGATTCTAGAATGATATTGCCATCACTTTTAATGACACCTATGGCAACAATCTCTTCATGATCAAAACGTTCTATTGTATAGGCATATTCTTTATTGTCTTGTGTATAGAGTTGAAATTGTGCCCCATTGGGTATTGGTTCATTTTTTTCTAACATTCTAAGTGCATATTCTAGGCCTGCTTGCGCCAAATAGACACCCACTGTTTCATCTTCTTTTTCTCTATTAACCTTGGTTTCACTCATTAACGCACCCATTACGACACCACTAAACATTGTAATAAACAATACCACTATAAGGGTTAAAACTAAAGCATAGCCATTTTTACTCTTGATATATTTCATATTGTTCACCCCGTTTATAAACAGTCACTATAACGCACCTCTTATAATAGTCGGTATAGTAATTGGATTAGAATGAGACGGTATTGCAACAACCCTTAGGTTAATAAGATTATTGGAAAGAGTTTCTTCTATATATATGTTGATTTCGTATTGAAAATTATCACTATCTGCTCTCTCTAGCTTATAGTAATGACTTTCTTCAACAAAGCCTTCGCCTATCAAATAATCTTCTATTTCTTGGACCTCAACATTACCTTCGTCTAAGGTTCTTATGTGATCAATATAACTTGTTGCCAGCGCTAAAACTTCTATTCTTTCACGATTAAGGTTTCTTGAATGGATAGAGGAAATCAGTATATTAGAAAATAATAATGCTATAATAGAAATCAGTGCAATAGAAACGATAATTTCTACTAAAGTTAATCCTTGATTATTTTTAATCATCCTTATTCCCCCCTAAAACAAATATCTTAATAACTTATTATAGCACGCTTATATATACCCTTTCAATTGAAAATAATGTAACCTTTTGTCAGTTTATCATTATTTTCTTTCATTTTTTTTATTTAATAACATAGATGTTGTACTGATAACCTCTTCTTTTTTCTGCTCTTTTTTATCTTTTTCTTTCTTGATCTTAGTTTTGATTTTTTGAGTCTCTTTTTTCTTTTTATGAGCTGCGCTTTCCACTTCTAATGGCTGTTCTTTTTGGACTGTCTTTTCTTCTATTCCTTCTTTTTGGACAGTGTTAAAAGAATGTATGATTTTATCAAAGTACTTTCTTAAGTTAAGGCTTAATCGTCTATTGGCAATATCACCTACAAATAGTAATAAAGCTAGCATTAATAAAATATTGGTTAAGTCATAAAAAGATCTTACAGAGTCCATTTCAGATTCTAAGATATCCTCTGGTGTATGAATAAACTCACCATTGGTTTCATCTACTAACACATCTAATACTTGATTGGTTTCAAATATTTTATATTCTATAGGATATTGCATAACTGCAGCTGTATTTGCATATCCTATAATCTCCTCCTCTAATACTTCTCGAATGCTAAAGGAATAAAAACCTGTTTCTTCCAGGTTGATTTCCTTTTGGTATTCACCTGGTCTTACCCTTGATAGGGTGATGGTTTCTTGCTCATTATCTTCTGATGTCACAATGCCCTCTACTTCTATATTGGGATCTATATTCTGAGTTGTATAACTGACAATGGCTTTATTACCTTCTATCGTCACATTGGCTTGACTGGTTTCACTTTCATAATTTTCTATGGTCCAGTTAATCATATTTTGCCATAGGGTTAAATTAGATTGCCAATTGACATAATTAGAACTCCAACGTCCTGCCATATCTGAATTCCAAGCAACACTTCTTCCTAATCCATACTGCCACATACTAAGAATAGGGTCGCCTTCATCAGATTCTAATAAAAGGGTTGCATTATTTTTTAAAGTTGATGCGATATAGCCATATAATGAGGGCAACCCTTCAGATATATTAATCTGATTGAGTATAAGATGGTCATAAAGTAGCCTTGGATAAAATTCTCTATTGACAATGTATTCTTTTGAAGACATATAAATTTCTTGAGCAAAAATTCTAGGCATATCCGTTCTTAAATCTGTATGATAATATCTGCCTAACCCTTCTTCAGCTAATCTTTCTAAAAGCGCCACATCTGCTCCTGCTCCAATAGACACTGTTGATAAAGTGACGTTATCCTCATTCATCTCTTCAATAAGACCATCGTAAGCACGATAACCATCTTGACCATCTGTTAATAAAATAATGTGTTTAATTTGAGCCGTTGTTTCATTTACCTTTTCATAGGCCTCTCTTAATGCTGGATAGATACTGGTTCCACCACGAATTTGTATGCCATTGATTTTCTGACTTAATGTTTCTTTGTCACTGGCGTGTTGTATGGGTGCTATCCAATTGTAAGCATCATCAAATGCCAACACACCAATATAATCTTCATCTCGCATGGTATTTAATGCTTCTAGCGTAGCCTCTTTTGCCAAGTCTAAATTATTGATAATCCCATTGCTCTCACTCATACTACCTGATTGATCAATAACAAAAACCACTGCCATCTCTGGAATTTCTCTTTCTCCTTTTAATTCCATCTCTACAGGCAAGACTTCTTCTAATGGTGTGTCTTGATAATTGCCTAATGCAAATGCATTTTCTCCACCGGTTACAATTAATCCACCTGCATAATCGCCAACATATGTTGGCAGGTTATTAACAAAGCTTTCGTCCAAATCATTATAATGTACATTAGCAAGTATAATGCTTTTATATTCTGTTAATTGTCCTATGGTTCTTGGCACACCTGTTACATTTGTTTTTGTATACTCTAGATTAGAAGCCATTAAGATGTTTTCTAAAACGTCTCCTTCTTGTGGTGCACCTTCTACTAATAAAATGTTAGGCGTAGCCTCTACTCGAGTATAAGTGGTGTATTCGTTGTTTCTAATTTCTGTATCTAATACAGGTTCTATAATGGCTCTATAGGTTTGTATCCCACCTTCTTCTTGAGTATCTTGAAATACAAAGCGATTGTCTCCTTTTTGTATATCAACGGTTGTTTCTCCTTTTTTGTTTCTACCTGAATACAACGTGATGACAGCTGATGTATCCACGTTACTTTTAACTTCTACTGTAATATTAAAGGTTTCCCCATGGTTGATTCGATCTGGAACCCTTAACCGATCAATATATACTTCATTCTGGTCACTTTCATCTATTTTAAGCACATTCATTTTAACATTTTGTTGCCTTAATGTTGAGATGGCTCTCCTTGTGTCTCCCGCATTTTCTTGACCATCACTGATTAAAATAATCCTTTTACCCGTATCTTCGGGAAATAGTCCTATAGCTGATGTTAAGGCATTTTGTATATTGGTACTGCTTTGTATGGGAGTGGAGGCAATTTGACCATAAGTTCTATGTTCATTCACAAAACGATCCACTAAAACATTTTCTCCAAAAAC
The genomic region above belongs to Natranaerovirga hydrolytica and contains:
- a CDS encoding prepilin-type N-terminal cleavage/methylation domain-containing protein encodes the protein MYKKYVNNPQGVTLIEIILVIAIMGLIAVLAYPMLTLSHRVFSTQLEESFERNDVRNASTYLSNDIRYSKTEPTVSEGEYGQILEVMNQEGEAVKYYINSNNRLVRQVNEGAELEFIEIEDVAFELSNNDNLVQVKLVKSNEKDLYTLDRISRWETRVQLGTDPIVDFIKSMDAHIVTDNLYIEGSGKIIEQEDGTVIVKNPLSVGEGTLIDVSDIYILKGLTARKSAIVGSKTNNGNIYIEGNVENYTQLNGNVYIDGDLEQYDDEIGNEAFVNGNLKLNWGTENLSNVRYTGNLTKPDYINAPVIKDLSVANLFPIDVPTIDPPYMPTLRHEDWYDDNGYSSDYLDPFGDNNNYKYFGPTLTLPSHGSYRDVTIVSQGDITIGGAADVKGMLFAPNGRVTVSAGSSFEGIIIAKDVTVSGGAEAIATAGVIFSLDGEVRIVGGTEFTGAVYAKEVYVSGDSTFNIVRLDNEIFDTMDDLPFQTEE
- a CDS encoding VWA domain-containing protein; this encodes MNINIIRPVFLILIPIIIVLLILSARYLNHRKAKKRNIIIFRSIIVTLIVLALSGIHLRFSMDNVTNLFLVDLSSSAMDYRDNAEDFIKSYVDIMPDNEDFGVLVFGENVLVDRFVNEHRTYGQIASTPIQSSTNIQNALTSAIGLFPEDTGKRIILISDGQENAGDTRRAISTLRQQNVKMNVLKIDESDQNEVYIDRLRVPDRINHGETFNITVEVKSNVDTSAVITLYSGRNKKGETTVDIQKGDNRFVFQDTQEEGGIQTYRAIIEPVLDTEIRNNEYTTYTRVEATPNILLVEGAPQEGDVLENILMASNLEYTKTNVTGVPRTIGQLTEYKSIILANVHYNDLDESFVNNLPTYVGDYAGGLIVTGGENAFALGNYQDTPLEEVLPVEMELKGEREIPEMAVVFVIDQSGSMSESNGIINNLDLAKEATLEALNTMRDEDYIGVLAFDDAYNWIAPIQHASDKETLSQKINGIQIRGGTSIYPALREAYEKVNETTAQIKHIILLTDGQDGYRAYDGLIEEMNEDNVTLSTVSIGAGADVALLERLAEEGLGRYYHTDLRTDMPRIFAQEIYMSSKEYIVNREFYPRLLYDHLILNQINISEGLPSLYGYIASTLKNNATLLLESDEGDPILSMWQYGLGRSVAWNSDMAGRWSSNYVNWQSNLTLWQNMINWTIENYESETSQANVTIEGNKAIVSYTTQNIDPNIEVEGIVTSEDNEQETITLSRVRPGEYQKEINLEETGFYSFSIREVLEEEIIGYANTAAVMQYPIEYKIFETNQVLDVLVDETNGEFIHTPEDILESEMDSVRSFYDLTNILLMLALLLFVGDIANRRLSLNLRKYFDKIIHSFNTVQKEGIEEKTVQKEQPLEVESAAHKKKKETQKIKTKIKKEKDKKEQKKEEVISTTSMLLNKKNERK
- a CDS encoding cation diffusion facilitator family transporter, whose product is MNRSDQGSRITYCTILGNFLLIVLKLLTGIMGKSSALLADGLHSITDFFTDFIVFISFKLSNKPPDKAYHYGYGKFETLATFFITLSLFYVSFIIFRTGITKIYDYTLGEEVIQPNVIALYGAGISIVIKEIMYRGTITVGKRINSKALIANAWHHRSDALSSVAAFAGITLCIILGPNFAIIDPIIAIVVSVLVFRIAFKLLFPSAKELVDGKIEDNEIGLIISVIKSNRTIKDFHKIRTRKVGNLIVIDFHILLDKEMDLFKAHKIADDLEQELKEVLGAELVVNIHIEPDML
- a CDS encoding YtrH family sporulation protein, which produces MNTILSNILYNFLIAFGMILGASVFSGFGAILNNQPPLKTMLDVAQGIKIWAVAAAIGGTFTSFEIFESSILKGELRSIVKQVLIIVSALVGANFGFKVVQLLERCGHFWLN
- a CDS encoding PulJ/GspJ family protein; its protein translation is MIKNNQGLTLVEIIVSIALISIIALLFSNILISSIHSRNLNRERIEVLALATSYIDHIRTLDEGNVEVQEIEDYLIGEGFVEESHYYKLERADSDNFQYEINIYIEETLSNNLINLRVVAIPSHSNPITIPTIIRGAL
- a CDS encoding D-2-hydroxyacid dehydrogenase; amino-acid sequence: MKIAMLDANTLGEDIDLNVLNECGAVTVHGFTTPDEVVERIKDADIIITNKVILDKKILEQAKNVKLICITATGTNVVDLEYARSRDIDVTNIVGYSTESVAQHTFSLLFYLYEKLSYYDDYVKSRQYVDDKMFTHFDRKFNEIHGKTFGIIGLGTIGKRVAAIAEAFGCKVIYYSTSGKNNDSTYQQCSLDELLEQSDVISIHAPLTPATDNLITYKELSKMKQTAIILNLGRGRIINEGDLAKALNEGLIEAAALDVLENEPIKGDNPLLEIQDSTRLLITPHIAWATIEARNRMLGEVKMNIEAFLKNEKRNIVN